From a region of the Dermatophagoides farinae isolate YC_2012a chromosome 3, ASM2471394v1, whole genome shotgun sequence genome:
- the LOC124494583 gene encoding cytochrome P450 3A24, which yields MHSNVTKNYMMDIIIGLINSIGRTGIVIVLLSLLYWYIRTKYSYWKQKGIDGPPVIPFLGNFFLPHKPVALLHQDYVRRYGKFFGMYQGRKPMLCIADPVIIKRILVQDFPMFRNRIKQTTRHKIFSQNLVNARDESWKRIRSILSPMFTSSKMKKMEGMIDQCADSMIQVFGKLADKQESFLVHGVMGNFTMDVIAKCAFATDTNAHNDKENIFVQNARSFFNFNLFRMLLLIITPSALIQLFAKSKIPPYYSKTADFFMNMSSHVIKQRRENKTKQCDDMLQLMIKAEHAKEKSFEKEDAIDSHHVNQGEEEIYQEEEIFREIIGSKYLNEEEIIAQSMVFLLAGYETTASTLTFCMYELAKHPNIQNKLYDEIKTIIDRGETLDFNNIMKLPYLDAVISETLRKHPPALLLSREAMEEYHIPEYKYTLEKDEAITIPVYAIHHDPEYYPNPETFNPDRFMPENRHNIVPYTYLPFGGGPRNCIGMRFALSEAKLGLANLLKNFIIIATDKTCDRLQVEKSLFLMKTTPIYVGVKRRI from the exons atgcATTCAAATGTGACAAAAAATTACATGAtggacattattattggtttgatcaattcaatcgGACGTACCGGCATTGTTATCGTTTTGTTATCGTTGCTATATTG GTACATTCGAACCAAATACAGttattggaaacaaaaaggTATCGATGGTCCACCTGTAATACCGTTTttgggaaatttttttctacctcACAAACCGGTTGCATTATTACATCAGGATTATGTTCGAAGATATGGGAAATTTTTCGG TATGTATCAAGGTCGAAAACCAATGCTATGCATCGCCGATCCTGTTATTATCAAACGTATTCTGGTACAGGATTTTCCTATGTTtcgaaatcgaatcaaacaaacaactaGGCATAAAATTTTCTCACAAAATCTAGTCAATGCACGTGATGAATCATGGAAACGTATCCGATCAATATTGTCACCAATGTTTACAagttcaaaaatgaaaaaaatggaaggtatgattgatcaatgtgCCGATTCGATGATTCAGGTTTTTGGAAAATTGGCTGATAAACAAGAATCATTCCTCGTACATGGTGTCATGGGTAATTTTACGATGGATGTCATTGCCAAATGTGCGTTTGCAACGGATACAAACGCTCATAATGATAAggaaaatattttcgttCAAAATGCAAgatcttttttcaatttcaatctatTTCGAATGTTATTGCTCATTATTACCCCATCGGCTTTGATCCAGTTGTTTGCCAAATCTAAAATACCACCATATTATTCGAAAACTGctgattttttcatgaatatGTCGTCACATGTTATTAAACAAAGacgtgaaaataaaacaaaacaatgtgATGATATGctacaattgatgatcaaagcTGAACATgctaaagaaaaaagttttgaaaAAGAAGATGCGATCGATTCACATCATGTTAATCAAG GTGAAGAAGAAATCTATCAAGAGGAAGAGATTTTTCGAGAAATTATCGgatcaaaatatttgaatgaagaagaaatcaTTGCACAATCTATGGTTTTCCTTTTGGCTGGTTATGAAACAACAGCATCGACACTGACATTTTGCATGTATGAATTGGCTAAACATCCGAATATACAGAATAAACtttatgatgaaatcaaaaccATTATTGATCGTGGTGAAACATTAGATttcaataatataatgaaacTACCTTATTTGGATGCAGTAATTTCCGAAACATTACGTAAACATCCACCTGCACTTTTATTAAGTCGAGAAGCAATGGAAGAATATCATATACCAGAATATAAATATACATTAGAAAAAGATGAGGCCATTACCATTCCGGTTTATGCTATACATCATGATCCGGAATACTATCCCAATCCAGAGACATTTAATCCGGATCGTTTTATGCCCGAAAATCGTCATAACATTGTTCCGTACACTTATCTACCTTTTGGCGGTGGCCCTCGAAATTGTATCGGAATGAGATTTGCATTATCCGAAGCGAAATTAGGCTTAGCTAATTTactaaaaaatttcatcatcattgcgaCGGATAAAACCTGTGATCGATTACAGGTGGAAAAAAGTTTATTCCTAATGAAAACCACTCCGATTTATGTTGGAGTGAAGAGACGAATTTGA